A region of Eschrichtius robustus isolate mEscRob2 chromosome 19, mEscRob2.pri, whole genome shotgun sequence DNA encodes the following proteins:
- the CIAPIN1 gene encoding anamorsin isoform X2, which yields MADFGISAGQFVAVVWDKSSPMEALKDLVDKLRALTGDEGRVSVENINQLLQSAHKESSFDVILSGIIPGSTTLHSAEILAEMARILRPSGCLFLKEPVETAVVNNSKVKTASKLCSALTLSGLVEVKELQRKFLSPEEIQSVREHLGYHSDSLLSVQITGKKPDFEVGSSSQLKLSTTKKSSGKPAVDPAAAKLWTLSANDMEDESVDLIDSDELLDPEDMKKPDPASLRAASCGEGKKRKACKNCTCGLAEELEREKSRDQISSQPKSACGNCYLGDAFRCASCPYLGMPAFRPGEKVLLSDSNLNDA from the exons ATGGCAGATTTTGGGATCTCAGCTGGCCAGTTTGTGGCAGTGGTCTGGGATAAGTCATCTCCGATGGAGGCTCTAAAAGATCTGGTGGATAAGCTTCGAGCCTTAACTGGCGATGAGGGCCGAGTGTCTGTGGAAAATATCAACCAGCTGTTGCAGT CTGCCCACAAAGAATCTAGCTTTGACGTTATTTTGTCGGGTATAATTCCTGGAAGCACCACTCTGCACAGTGCTGAGATTTTGGCTGAGATGGCCCGGATCCTTCGGCCTAGTGGATGTCTTTTTCTGAAAGAGCCAGTAGAGACAGCTGTAG TTAACAATAGCAAAGTGAAGACGGCATCTAAGCTGTGTTCAGCCCTGACTCTTTCTGGTCTTGTGGAAGTAAAAGAG CTGCAGCGCAAGTTCTTGAGCCCCGAGGAGATTCAGTCTGTCCGAGAACACCTGGGTTACCACAGTGACAGCCTGCTCTCTGTGCAGATCACAGGAAAAAAGCCCGATTTTGAAGTGGGTTCTTCTAGCCAACTTAAGCTTTCTACTACCAAGAAGTCTTCCG GGAAGCCTGCTGTGGACCCTGCAGCTGCCAAGCTCTGGACCCTCTCGGCCAATGATATGGAGGATGAGAGCGTG gatctcATTGACTCAGATGAACTGCTGGATCCAGAAGATATGAAGAAGCCAGACCCAGCTTCCTTGCGGGCTGCTTCCTGTGGGGAAGGGAAAAAGAGGAAGGCCTGCAAGAACTG CACCTGTGGCCTCGCAGAAGAACTGGAAAGAGAGAAGTCGAGGGACCAGATAAGCTCCCAGCCCAAGTCGGCTTGTGGGAAC TGTTACCTGGGCGATGCTTTCCGCTGTGCCAGCTGCCCCTACCTTGGGATGCCGGCCTTCAGACCTGGGGAGAAGGTGCTCCTGAGTGACAGCAACCTCAATGATGCCTAG
- the COQ9 gene encoding ubiquinone biosynthesis protein COQ9, mitochondrial, producing the protein MAATVSGALGRAGWRLLQLRCLPVSRCRPALVPRAFHASATQLSSSDQQKQQPPPSFSQQHSETQGTEEPNQESSRSPPRYTDQGGEEEEDYESEEQLQHRILTAALEFVPAHGWTAEAIAEGAKSLGLSSAAANMFGNDGSELILHFVTQCNARLTRVLEEEQKLVQLGQAEKRKTDQFLRDAVETRLRMLIPYIEHWPRALSILLLPHNIPPSLSLLTSMVDDMWHYAGDQSTDFNWYTRRAALAGIYSTTELVMMQDSSPDFEDTWHFLENRINDAMNMGHTAKQVKSTGEALVQGLMGAAVTLKNLTGLNQRR; encoded by the exons ATGGCAGCGACGGTGTCTGGCGCGCTCGGCCGGGCGGGGTGGAGGCTCCTGCAGCTGCGGtgcctccccg TGTCCCGCTGCCGACCAGCCCTGGTGCCACGTGCCTTCCATGCTTCAGCTACACAGCTGAGCTCTTCAGATCAGCAGAAGCAGCAACCTCCCCCCTCTTTTTCTCAGCAACATTCTGAGACACAGGGCACCGAAGAACCCAATCAGGAGTCTTCTCGTTCACCCCCCAG GTACACAGACCAGGgcggtgaggaggaggaggactacGAGAGTGAGGAGCAGCTGCAGCACCGCATCCTGACGGCAGCGCTGGAGTTTGTGCCCGCCCATGGGTGGACAGCAGAGGCAATTGCAGAAGGAGCCAAG TCTCTGGGTCTCTCCAGTGCGGCTGCCAACATGTTTGGGAATGATGGCAGTGAACTGATACTGCATTTTGTGACCCAGTGCAACGCTCGGCTCACCCGTGTGCTGGAAGAGGAGCAGAAGCTGGTACAgctgggccaggcaga gaagaggaaaacagaCCAGTTCCTGAGGGACGCTGTGGAAACCAGACTGAGAATGCTGATCCCGTACATTGAGCATTGGCCTCGG GCCCTCAGCATCCTCCTGCTCCCTCACAACATCCCGCCCAGCCTGAGCCTACTCACCAGCATGGTGGATGACATGTGGCATTACGCTGGGGACCAGTCCACTGAC TTTAACTGGTACACCCGCCGAGCAGCGTTGGCTGGCATCTACAGCACGACAGAGCTGGTGATGATGCAGGACTCCTCCCCGGACTTCGAGGACACTTGGCACTTCCTGGAAAACCGAATTAACGACGCTATGAACATGGGCCACACTGCCAAGCAG GTGAAGTCCACCGGAGAGGCACTGGTGCAAGGACTCATGGGCGCAGCGGTGACA
- the CIAPIN1 gene encoding anamorsin isoform X1 codes for MADFGISAGQFVAVVWDKSSPMEALKDLVDKLRALTGDEGRVSVENINQLLQSAHKESSFDVILSGIIPGSTTLHSAEILAEMARILRPSGCLFLKEPVETAVAVNNSKVKTASKLCSALTLSGLVEVKELQRKFLSPEEIQSVREHLGYHSDSLLSVQITGKKPDFEVGSSSQLKLSTTKKSSGKPAVDPAAAKLWTLSANDMEDESVDLIDSDELLDPEDMKKPDPASLRAASCGEGKKRKACKNCTCGLAEELEREKSRDQISSQPKSACGNCYLGDAFRCASCPYLGMPAFRPGEKVLLSDSNLNDA; via the exons ATGGCAGATTTTGGGATCTCAGCTGGCCAGTTTGTGGCAGTGGTCTGGGATAAGTCATCTCCGATGGAGGCTCTAAAAGATCTGGTGGATAAGCTTCGAGCCTTAACTGGCGATGAGGGCCGAGTGTCTGTGGAAAATATCAACCAGCTGTTGCAGT CTGCCCACAAAGAATCTAGCTTTGACGTTATTTTGTCGGGTATAATTCCTGGAAGCACCACTCTGCACAGTGCTGAGATTTTGGCTGAGATGGCCCGGATCCTTCGGCCTAGTGGATGTCTTTTTCTGAAAGAGCCAGTAGAGACAGCTGTAG CAGTTAACAATAGCAAAGTGAAGACGGCATCTAAGCTGTGTTCAGCCCTGACTCTTTCTGGTCTTGTGGAAGTAAAAGAG CTGCAGCGCAAGTTCTTGAGCCCCGAGGAGATTCAGTCTGTCCGAGAACACCTGGGTTACCACAGTGACAGCCTGCTCTCTGTGCAGATCACAGGAAAAAAGCCCGATTTTGAAGTGGGTTCTTCTAGCCAACTTAAGCTTTCTACTACCAAGAAGTCTTCCG GGAAGCCTGCTGTGGACCCTGCAGCTGCCAAGCTCTGGACCCTCTCGGCCAATGATATGGAGGATGAGAGCGTG gatctcATTGACTCAGATGAACTGCTGGATCCAGAAGATATGAAGAAGCCAGACCCAGCTTCCTTGCGGGCTGCTTCCTGTGGGGAAGGGAAAAAGAGGAAGGCCTGCAAGAACTG CACCTGTGGCCTCGCAGAAGAACTGGAAAGAGAGAAGTCGAGGGACCAGATAAGCTCCCAGCCCAAGTCGGCTTGTGGGAAC TGTTACCTGGGCGATGCTTTCCGCTGTGCCAGCTGCCCCTACCTTGGGATGCCGGCCTTCAGACCTGGGGAGAAGGTGCTCCTGAGTGACAGCAACCTCAATGATGCCTAG
- the CCL17 gene encoding C-C motif chemokine 17, with translation MTSLKRLPLAALLLAASLQDTHAARGANVGRECCLQYFKGAIPLRKLVRWYRTPEDCPRDAIVLVTLHGRSICSDPKDVQVKKAVKHLQNTTKPRYLAAQPS, from the exons ATGACCTCCCTGAAGAGGCTGCCCCTGGCCGCCCTCCTCCTGGCGGCTTCCCTGCAGGACACCCACGCAG CTCGAGGAGCCAATGTGGGCCGAGAGTGCTGCCTGCAGTACTTCAAAGGGGCCATTCCTCTCAGGAAGCTGGTGAGGTGGTACCGGACCCCAGAGGACTGTCCCAGGGATGCCATCGT GCTGGTGACTCTCCACGGCAGATCCATCTGTTCAGACCCCAAGGACGTGCAGGTGAAAAAGGCAGTCAAGCACTTGCAAAACACCACAAAGCCACGTTACCTGGCCGCCCAGCCGTCCTGA